In a genomic window of Pieris brassicae chromosome 7, ilPieBrab1.1, whole genome shotgun sequence:
- the LOC123711970 gene encoding rho GDP-dissociation inhibitor 1 isoform X2 has protein sequence MSGEPDVARTPEEETEEEIKSSYKPPPEKTIEEILAADQEDESLRKYKEALLGQVQAGPVIVDANDPRKVIVKKLALCVAERDDLELDLSGDLTDLKKQVFTIKEGVQYKIRIDFIVQREIVHGLKYVQKTYRMGVPVDKMTHMVGSYPPKTEIQSYTTPPEDAPSGMMARGSYSVNSLFTDDDKNVHLQWEWTFEIKKDWKD, from the exons ATGTCTGGAGAACCTGATGTTGCTCGTACTCCAGAGGAGGAAACTGAGGAAGAAATCAAATCCTCTTACAAACCACCTCCGGAGAAGACCATAGAGGAGATCCTGGCTGCTGACCAGGAAGATGAGTCTTTACGGAAGTATAAAGAGGCATTGTTAGGACAGGTGCAGGCTGGTCCTGTTATTGTTG ACGCCAATGAcccacggaaagtgattgtcAAAAAGCTGGCGCTGTGCGTTGCTGAACGTGATGACTTAGAGCTAGACCTCTCTGGAGACTTAACTGATCTCAAAAAACAg GTTTTCACTATAAAGGAGGGTGTGCAATACAAAATAAGAATCGACTTCATAGTGCAGCGTGAGATCGTGCACGGGCTCAAGTACGTGCAAAAGACCTACCGTATGGGTGTCCCAG TGGACAAAATGACACACATGGTCGGATCTTATCCCCCCAAAACCGAGATCCAGTCATATACCACGCCTCCTGAAGATGCGCCTTCGGGGATGATGGCGAGAGGATCCTACTCTGTCAACAGCCTCTTTACTGATGATGATAAGAATGTCCACCTTCAGTGGGAGTGGACCTTCGAGATCAAGAAGGATTGGAAGGATTAG
- the LOC123711970 gene encoding rho GDP-dissociation inhibitor 1 isoform X1 — protein sequence MSGEPDVARTPEEETEEEIKSSYKPPPEKTIEEILAADQEDESLRKYKEALLGQVQAGPVIVDANDPRKVIVKKLALCVAERDDLELDLSGDLTDLKKQVFTIKEGVQYKIRIDFIVQREIVHGLKYVQKTYRMGVPAPVDKMTHMVGSYPPKTEIQSYTTPPEDAPSGMMARGSYSVNSLFTDDDKNVHLQWEWTFEIKKDWKD from the exons ATGTCTGGAGAACCTGATGTTGCTCGTACTCCAGAGGAGGAAACTGAGGAAGAAATCAAATCCTCTTACAAACCACCTCCGGAGAAGACCATAGAGGAGATCCTGGCTGCTGACCAGGAAGATGAGTCTTTACGGAAGTATAAAGAGGCATTGTTAGGACAGGTGCAGGCTGGTCCTGTTATTGTTG ACGCCAATGAcccacggaaagtgattgtcAAAAAGCTGGCGCTGTGCGTTGCTGAACGTGATGACTTAGAGCTAGACCTCTCTGGAGACTTAACTGATCTCAAAAAACAg GTTTTCACTATAAAGGAGGGTGTGCAATACAAAATAAGAATCGACTTCATAGTGCAGCGTGAGATCGTGCACGGGCTCAAGTACGTGCAAAAGACCTACCGTATGGGTGTCCCAG CCCCTG TGGACAAAATGACACACATGGTCGGATCTTATCCCCCCAAAACCGAGATCCAGTCATATACCACGCCTCCTGAAGATGCGCCTTCGGGGATGATGGCGAGAGGATCCTACTCTGTCAACAGCCTCTTTACTGATGATGATAAGAATGTCCACCTTCAGTGGGAGTGGACCTTCGAGATCAAGAAGGATTGGAAGGATTAG